The following proteins are encoded in a genomic region of Bufo bufo unplaced genomic scaffold, aBufBuf1.1, whole genome shotgun sequence:
- the LOC120984168 gene encoding uncharacterized protein LOC120984168 isoform X2 yields the protein MREVANSAKNANLGMNVPCVAGAMGLADVLEGVDKGGGIVLQKGQTPVRVERMVGHLNRYPNQELAEFLYSGFKFGFHIPSHPLPVLEKRKNLRSALQFPDIVTGKLAKEVSLGRMDGPFVTSPISNLRVSPLGLIPKKEPNKFRLIHHLSFPKGASVNEGIDPELCSVVYASFDAAVEWVRKLGPGTLLAKCDIEAAFRLLPVHPDSLYLLGCFWNGAYFVDRCLPMGCSISCAYFERFSSFLEWVVVQESGCHSVIHYLDDFLCLGPGGSRVCSLLLSTLQSVFECFGVPLAVDKTVGPATELSFLGIVIDTQRMECRLPVDKVSDLRTEVAAALTAKKIRLRDLQSLLGKLNFACRILPMGRIFSRRLASATGGVVSPHHFIRLGRELKGDLKVWDSFLKQFNGRALVMGGVVDAFDFELFTDAAGGAGFGAYCEGQWCAGRWPESWVRKGWVKNVALLELFPIVLAVTLWGEKFRHKKVRFHCDNLGVVQAINRVTASSPPVICLLQQLVLRCLSLNAWVFAVHVPGSSNCIADALSRFQWERFRQLAPEASQVGLVCPESLWEILEVMPRY from the coding sequence atgaggGAAGTTGCAAATTCGGCCAAAAATGCAAATTTAGGCATGAATGTTCcgtgtgtggcgggggccatggggctagcagatgttttagagggggtagacaaagggggggggatagTTTTGCAAAAGGGGCAGACCCCAGTGCGAGTGGAAAGGATGGTGGGGCATCTAAATAGATATCCGAACCAGGAGTTAGCTGAATTTTTGTATTCAGGGTTTAAGTTCGGTTTTCATATACCTTCACACCCGTTACCAGTCTTAGAGAAGCGGAAGAATTTGCGCTCGGCATTGCAGTTCCCGGACATAGTGACAGGAAAGTTAGCTAAAGAGGTTTCCCTAGGGAGGATGGATGGTCCGTTTGTTACATCACCCATCAGTAACTTGCGAGTTTCCCCTTTGGGTTTGAtccctaagaaggagcctaataAATTTAGGCTCATCCACCATTTATCATTCCCtaagggtgcgtcggtcaatgagggcatTGACCCGGAACTTTGTTCTGTGGTTTATGcctcctttgatgcggctgtggagtGGGTAAGGAAGCTGGGTCCGGGTACCCTGTTGGCAAAATGTGACATTGAAGCGGCATTTCGGTTGTTGCCAGTTCACCCGGATAGTTTGTATTTACTGGGTTGTTTTTGGAATGGCgcttattttgtggataggtgtttgccaatgggctgttcaatatcgtgtgcatattttgagcgtttcagttcttttctggagtgGGTGGTGGTTCAGGAATCAGGTTGTCACTCTgtcattcattatttggatgatttcctgTGTTTGGGGCCGGGGGGATCCAGGGTTTGTTCGTTGTTGTTATCCACATTACAGTCTGTTTTTGAGTGTTTTGGAGTCCCGTTAGCggtggacaaaacggtggggccgGCTACTGAGCTAAGTTTTTTGGGTATTGTCATAGATACAcagcggatggagtgtaggctaccAGTAGACAAAGTGTCAGATTTAAGAACAGAGGTGGCGGCGGCATTGACAGCAAAAAAGATTCGTCTGCGGGACCTGCAGTCTTTGTTGGGCAAATTAAATTTTGCATGCAGAATCCTACCTATGGGCCGCATTTTTAGTAGGAGGTTGGCTTCGGCGACAGGAGGGGTGGTGTCTCCCCACCATTTTATTAGACTAGGCAGGGAGTTGAAAGGGGATTTGAAAGTTTGGGATTCCTTTTTAAAACAGTTTAATGGCAGAGCATTAGTTATGGGGGGGGTGGTTGATGCGTTTGATTTCGAATTGTTTACGGATGCTGCGGGTGGAGCGGGTTTTGGGGCGTACTGTgaagggcagtggtgtgcgggtcggTGGCCTGAGTCCTGGGTACGAAAAGGGTGGGTAAAAAACGTGGCATTGTTGGAACTCTTCCCCATTGTGTTGGCAGTCACGCTCTGGGGGGAGAAGTTTCGGCACAAGAAGGTTCGTttccattgtgacaacttgggagTTGTGCAAGCCATCAACAGGGTAACGGCTTCTTCCCCCCCAGTTATTTGCCTATTGCAGCAGTTGGTTCTCCGGTGTTTGTCCCTTAATGCTTGGGTGTTTGCGGTGCATGTGCCTGGTTCCTCTAACTGTATAGCTGACgcactttctcgttttcagtgggagcggtttcgccAGCTGGCCCCGGAGGCGAGTCAGGTCGGATTGGTGTGTCCAGAGTCGTTGTGGGAGATCCTGGAG